A stretch of DNA from Methanobrevibacter gottschalkii DSM 11977:
TACGTGAAGAAATGTTTGACCCTGTTAAATTAGCGCTTTTGGCTGCCGGATGTGAAGGGATGAATGTTTCAACAGTTAAAGGTCGGGGAAGACAGACTGGTATTAAAGAATCTTACAGGGGTTCTAGCTATTGTATTGATCTGATTCCAAAAACAAGAGTCGAATTAATTGTTAACGAAGAGGATTTGGATAGGATTATTAATATTATTCTGGAAAATGCTCGAACTGGGGATATTGGTGATGGAAAAATATTCGTTTCTGATGTTGAAGAAGTAATTAGGATTAGAACTGGTGAAAGAGGTTCTGATGCAGTTTAATCAACTTAAGATTTGTAAATATTTTTCATTATTCTTTTTTTATTTT
This window harbors:
- a CDS encoding P-II family nitrogen regulator, which translates into the protein MKRIIAVIREEMFDPVKLALLAAGCEGMNVSTVKGRGRQTGIKESYRGSSYCIDLIPKTRVELIVNEEDLDRIINIILENARTGDIGDGKIFVSDVEEVIRIRTGERGSDAV